The sequence TAGGCGAGCCCCATGTTAAGGATGGCTGATATACAGAAGGAACCAAAGAAAAGCAGTGTGGACTTCCAAATCAGGGCTTCGTAGTCAGGGTGAGATTCCTTCTCAGCAATGACTTTCTCGATGTTACGAATGTCAAAAATCGACTCATTGTAGATGAAGGTTCGGAACAGAGGCGATGGAGTGCGGTGGGTAATGAGGAAGAGCGAGCCAAGCAAGAGGGGCTGGATGGCTTCTTTGAGACCGAAGATGAGTGCTACATGGGGTTTCGCAGCTTCGCTACTCCAGAGATAAATGGTGATGAGCCCGGTTAAAAGGATGGCACCCAGGCCGACACAGGAGAAAATGTTCAGTTTCTTGTGATTGATGAAGTGCCAGATGCCGTAGCCCAAGGGTAAGGCCAGAGCTGCAGTCATCGCCCAGACGGGGCCGATGTGGTAAAACTTGCCTACTTCCTTGCTGCAGTGACTGAGGATCAGAACTGGAGCGAGAACGTTAATCAGGATGTTCAGCAGTGGGTTTTCTTGGTCTTTTTGAGCTTGGGCCATGATGTTATGGGTATTAACTAGGGGTTTCGCACGGGAGAGTGAAGTTTCAAGTTCTAAAATCTGCCTCAGAGATGATTACTGAAGGCGCTAATGTGCAGAGTGCGTGGAGATTATGGATTTTTATCGACACGGCGCACTCTAGATGACAGCTATGTATGTCACTGTCTTGATTAAGTGTACGTTTGAATTTATCCACTATTTAGACGGGTTGTCTGTTTCTGTTTTTTTGGGCACTATACACATGCCTGCAGGAAAATATCGTTTCGCTCAGGCCATGTGCGGTGGTTGCTTTTAGGAGTTGAGGTCTCCAGGGTTGGTGATCACCGCACACCTAAAATTTTCAGTGTGTGTCGTGTTCATTCTTTCGGATAGTCAAGCTGACCTCAAAGTTGACTCCGGTGGATTCAGGTTGGCTATCCGAAAGGTGAGCGCTTAAAGGCAGCTGTTTAGATTTACTTGAAAAATGTTAGATATCTGCCATTGATTGGTGTGATGAACCCGAAACCTCACCATTCAGGTCCGTGTATTTGTGCAAATGATGTCGAGCAAATCGTGCAGTTGTGGCATGATCTACACAAGTTTACAGCGTTACAGGCGGATGAGGCGATGGAGATGTTTTTGGGGAGGATGGGGGAGATTCTTCACTCATGCTGCGGCTATTGGGTGGCCGCGGCTAGTGGGAAGGAGTTGGCAAGTTCCATGAAGACGGATCTCTATGATGGCTATGAAGCCGTGGATTTCATAGCCATGCCTGGAGGGCTTAGTCATCAAGAAGTTGATGATCGCCAGGCTATGTATTCTCAGTTGTCCATTAAGCATGGGGTTTGCCCGATAGCTGTTGCTTCCGTAGCAAGTAGAGGGGAGACTCGCGCTATCCTCAGGCATGACCTCATGAATGATGAAGAGTGGGAGCGAGAGTGGGTCTACCAAAAGTTCTACCAAGTGAATGATATCGGTGATCGTCTGGTGGCACTCTATCCCGTGGATAGCCAGAGTGAATCCTGTGTGGTGTTTGATAGGAAAGTCGATCAAGACTACTATGAAGCCCGTGACCGGGAGTTGCTCAAGCTAGCGATGGCGGGTGTAGGCCAACTACACCGTGAGTTGATGCTGCTTCGTGGTGGTGTGGATAATACGAGTAGACTCCTGACTCCGAGGGAGAGGGATGTGCTCAAACTCATACTGACAGGCGATACGGAGAAAGAGATAGCTGAGCACTTGGGAATGGGGCGTAGTACTCTGCACCATCATGTGATAGCTATCTACCGTAAATACAATGTCCGTAACCGGGCAGGCCTTCAGGCTCTCTGGGGGCGCTATTAGAAGCTAAAAAAATGCCCGCGAGAGCAAGTGCTCAAGCGGGCAAGTCTGTGATAGAGCCAGGGGTATTTGCTTACTTCTTGTAAATGGTCTTCCCTGTGGAGAGGAGGTCGTCGCAAGCGACTTTGAGACGGTCGCAAACGCCTTGCTCACCCTTCTTGATGTAGGAACGTGGATCGTACTGGCCTTTTACGCCAACTTCACCGTCGATCTTAAGAACACCTTCGATGTTCTGGCAGATGTGAGTCACCACTGGGCGAGTGAATGCGTACTGGGTGTCGGTATCGATGTTCATCTTGACCACACCGTATTCGAGTGTTTCGCGGATTTCCTCGAGAGTAGAACCGGAACCACCGTGGAACACGAGATCCATTTCTGCTTCTGCACCGTACTTGTCGGTAACAGCCTTCTGGCCGTCACGTAGGATGGTAGGCTTGAGCTTAACAGCACCTGGCTTGTACGCACCGTGTACGTTACCGAAGGTTGCTGCGAAGAGGAAACGACCGAGGCCATTGAGGCTCTCGTATACAGTGATCATGTCCTCAGTGGTGGTGTAGAGTTTGTCGTCAGGAAGACCGGAGTTGTCTACGCCGTCTTCTTCACCGCCAACAACACCAGCTTCAACTTCGAGGATGATGTCGAGCTCAGCACACTCCTTGAGGAGTTCCTGGGAAAGCTTCATGTTCTCTTCAAGTGGAAGAGTGGAAGCGTCGAGCATGTGGGATTGGAAAAGAACGTTCTTACCTTCGGCCTTACGCTTGCGGGAAGCTTCGAGGAGAGGCTTGAGGAAGGAATCAACCTTCTCAGGGTGGCAGTGGTCAGTGTGGAGAGCTACGAGGATGTCGTATTTCTCGGCAAGTAGGTGTGTAGCCTCGGCAAGGACGATTGCGCCGTAGGCTTCGTCACCGACATGGAGACCGGAAGCGAACTTACCGCCGCCGGTAGAAACTTGGATGATACCATCGGAACCTGCTTCAGCAAAGGCTTTGAGAGCTCCGTTGATAGTGGCGAGAGAGGTGATATTAACAGCTGGGTATGCGTAGCCGCCCTTCTGGGCAGCGTCGAGCATTGCAGCGTATTGTTCAGGTGTTGCAACTGGCATGGCCGGGGTGTAATCAAAGGATTTCTGATATGCAAGGACTTAGACTGTCTGTATTGCGGCATTTCCGGCACAAGTACCTGTGGCAAAGCTTGCTTGGAGCAGATATCCACCAGTGGGTGCCTCCCAGTCGAGCATTTCACCGCAGAGATAGATTCCGGGGTAGTCCTTTAGCATGAGTTCCTTGGTGAGGGTGCTCCATTGCACCCCGCCGGCTGAGGAAATAGCCTCATCGACTGGACGTGGCTGGGTGAGGGGGATTTTGCAGTGCTTTACAGCCATCGCCAGTGACTGGGCATCTGGAAAAGAGGTGTAGAGGTGCTCCACAATTGCCGAGGCCGCAGGGCTGAGTTTCCAGCGGATTATTGCTTCT is a genomic window of Rubritalea squalenifaciens DSM 18772 containing:
- the fbaA gene encoding class II fructose-bisphosphate aldolase, with the protein product MPVATPEQYAAMLDAAQKGGYAYPAVNITSLATINGALKAFAEAGSDGIIQVSTGGGKFASGLHVGDEAYGAIVLAEATHLLAEKYDILVALHTDHCHPEKVDSFLKPLLEASRKRKAEGKNVLFQSHMLDASTLPLEENMKLSQELLKECAELDIILEVEAGVVGGEEDGVDNSGLPDDKLYTTTEDMITVYESLNGLGRFLFAATFGNVHGAYKPGAVKLKPTILRDGQKAVTDKYGAEAEMDLVFHGGSGSTLEEIRETLEYGVVKMNIDTDTQYAFTRPVVTHICQNIEGVLKIDGEVGVKGQYDPRSYIKKGEQGVCDRLKVACDDLLSTGKTIYKK
- a CDS encoding response regulator transcription factor; protein product: MQLWHDLHKFTALQADEAMEMFLGRMGEILHSCCGYWVAAASGKELASSMKTDLYDGYEAVDFIAMPGGLSHQEVDDRQAMYSQLSIKHGVCPIAVASVASRGETRAILRHDLMNDEEWEREWVYQKFYQVNDIGDRLVALYPVDSQSESCVVFDRKVDQDYYEARDRELLKLAMAGVGQLHRELMLLRGGVDNTSRLLTPRERDVLKLILTGDTEKEIAEHLGMGRSTLHHHVIAIYRKYNVRNRAGLQALWGRY
- a CDS encoding VC0807 family protein; the encoded protein is MAQAQKDQENPLLNILINVLAPVLILSHCSKEVGKFYHIGPVWAMTAALALPLGYGIWHFINHKKLNIFSCVGLGAILLTGLITIYLWSSEAAKPHVALIFGLKEAIQPLLLGSLFLITHRTPSPLFRTFIYNESIFDIRNIEKVIAEKESHPDYEALIWKSTLLFFGSFCISAILNMGLAYYFLGDLTPSTPDWKEVYNSKVAQITGWGFLVIGAPLMLVGGYILFTMIGGLKKLTGLDTDRLMVPR